The proteins below come from a single Sorghum bicolor cultivar BTx623 chromosome 4, Sorghum_bicolor_NCBIv3, whole genome shotgun sequence genomic window:
- the LOC8081981 gene encoding anthocyanin 5-aromatic acyltransferase, which translates to MAPTPLLHPVTVLDKFQVTPSPAPAAGLPRALPLTFFDLVFWAIPPVQRLFFYDNADLLGVSDFTLGELPRFRNSLAAALHHFYPLAGKLTCELVDEGMAPPEVVFSDGDSVPLIVAVSGDDFRDLAGDHARDTTRIRPLLPALPKHGASRSQQGVLAVQITVFPRAGICIGTTVHHAVADGSSYAHFLSTWAAAHRLGPEYNSAVAMDVPPLFDRGVVRDGAGLREAFLRDHRGLGTAGGDDRLDDWDLSRRPGVVLATFRFTEKHLRALGRRVESETSARCSPYALACGAAWAGIVHARGSGMDGAPAPDAHFGFVTGCKPRASPPVPANYFGNCLGLCRVQAKRGQLTAAAASAAIWRAIEGLAEAGSVFRGSRGWVRWVQEYASARAVTVAGSPKLGVYAAADFGGAWGRPRKVEIASVERTGALALAESGRDGDGGIEVGLALPRAEMEAFRKFYVDVLASLG; encoded by the coding sequence ATGGCGCCTACACCACTTCTTCACCCCGTGACTGTACTGGACAAGTTTCAGGTCACGCCGTCGCCGGCACCGGCGGCGGGGCTGCCACGGGCGTTGCCGCTCACCTTCTTCGACCTCGTCTTCTGGGCCATTCCGCCCGTGCAGCGTCTCTTCTTCTACGACAACGCCGACCTCCTCGGTGTCTCCGACTTCACTCTCGGCGAGCTGCCACGGTTTAGGaactccctcgccgccgcgctGCACCACTTCTATCCGTTGGCGGGGAAGCTGACGTGCGAGTTGGTCGACGAGGGCATGGCGCCGCCGGAGGTCGTGTTCTCCGACGGCGACTCCGTCCCGCTGATCGTGGCCGTCAGTGGCGACGACTTCCGAGACCTCGCCGGCGACCACGCCCGCGACACCACGAGGATACGTCCGCTGCTCCCCGCGCTGCCGAAGCACGGCGCGTCTCGGTCGCAGCAGGGAGTCCTCGCCGTCCAGATTACGGTGTTCCCGCGCGCCGGCATTTGCATCGGCACGACGGTGCACCACGCCGTTGCCGACGGCTCCAGCTACGCGCACTTCCTCAGCACGTGGGCTGCCGCCCACCGCCTCGGCCCCGAGTACAACAGCGCGGTGGCGATGGACGTGCCCCCGCTGTTCGACCGCGGCGTCGTGCGTGACGGCGCCGGGCTCCGTGAGGCGTTCCTGCGCGACCACCGAGGGCTCGGTACAGCCGGCGGCGACGATCGCCTCGACGACTGGGACCTCAGTCGCCGCCCTGGCGTCGTGCTCGCCACGTTCCGGTTCACCGAGAAGCACCTCCGCGCGCTCGGGAGGCGCGTCGAGTCGGAGACCTCGGCGCGGTGCTCACCCTACGCGCTGGCCTGCGGCGCTGCGTGGGCCGGCATCGTACACGCCCGCGGCAGCGGCATGGACGGAGCTCCTGCACCCGACGCGCACTTCGGGTTCGTGACGGGGTGCAAGCCCCGTGCGAGCCCGCCGGTACCGGCGAACTACTTCGGCAACTGCCTCGGTCTGTGCCGCGTCCAAGCAAAGCGGGGCCAACTCACCGCGGCGGCCGCCTCGGCTGCCATATGGCGCGCGATCGAGGGGCTGGCCGAGGCAGGGAGCGTGTTCCGGGGATCTCGGGGGTGGGTGCGCTGGGTGCAGGAGTACGCATCGGCGCgggcggtgaccgtggccgggTCGCCGAAGCTGGGCGTGTACGCGGCCGCGGATTTCGGCGGGGCGTGGGGCAGGCCGAGGAAGGTGGAGATCGCATCCGTGGAACGCACGGGCGCGCTGGCGCTGGCGGAGAGCGGCCGCGACGGGGACGGCGGCATCGAGGTCGGGCTGGCGCTGCCGCGCGCTGAGATGGAGGCGTTCCGTAAGTTTTACGTCGACGTGTTGGCCAGCCTCGGTTGA
- the LOC8081982 gene encoding protein CDI, producing the protein MSSTNLASAVAEPFRVFVGYDSREDIAYRVCRRSLLRRSSIPLEITPIVQQELRDAGLYWRERGPTESTEFSFTRFLTPYLAGYRGWALFVDCDFLFVDDVAALARLAADADPRHAVLCVHHDYTPTEATKMDGAVQTAYPRKNWSSMVLFDCGHPKNRAALTPEAVSTRSGAYLHRFMWLDDDEVGEVPFVWNFLVGHNRVDPADEAGTAPRAIHYTSGGPWFERYRDCEFANLWVQERDAYEAEEAADKDVDGSMQAPPAVVSVEVDA; encoded by the coding sequence ATGTCGTCGACGAACCTCGCGAGCGCCGTCGCGGAGCCGTTCCGTGTGTTCGTGGGGTACGACTCCCGCGAGGACATAGCGTACCGCGTGTGCCGGCGGTCCCTGCTGCGCCGCTCGTCCATCCCGCTGGAGATCACCCCGATCGTGCAGCAGGAGCTCCGCGACGCGGGGCTCTACTGGCGGGAGCGCGGGCCGACGGAGAGCACCGAGTTCTCCTTCACCCGCTTCCTGACGCCGTACCTGGCGGGGTACCGCGGGTGGGCGCTCTTCGTGGACTGCGACTTCCTCTTCGTGGACGACGTCGCGGCGCTGGCGCGgctcgccgccgacgccgacccGCGGCACGCGGTGCTGTGCGTGCACCACGACTACACGCCCACGGAGGCCACCAAGATGGACGGCGCCGTGCAGACGGCCTACCCGCGCAAGAACTGGTCCTCCATGGTGCTCTTCGACTGCGGCCACCCCAAGAACCGCGCCGCGCTCACGCCGGAGGCCGTCAGCACGCGCAGCGGCGCCTACCTGCACCGCTTCATGtggctcgacgacgacgaggtcggCGAGGTGCCGTTCGTGTGGAACTTCCTCGTGGGCCACAACCGCGTCGACCCCGCCGACGAGGCCGGGACGGCGCCGCGCGCGATACACTACACGTCCGGGGGACCGTGGTTCGAGAGGTACAGAGACTGCGAGTTCGCGAACCTCTGGGTCCAGGAGCGCGACGCCTACGAGGCCGAAGAGGCCGCCGACAAGGACGTGGATGGATCCATGCAAGCGCCACCCGCCGTGGTGTCTGTGGAGGTGGATGCATGA